One stretch of Rosistilla oblonga DNA includes these proteins:
- a CDS encoding VWA domain-containing protein, which translates to MLSDFRFANPQWSAAIWIVLAAVAVLLWLDQRRGDVLSRMLSPTMQSRLVRRPSLLRRWASIGCLGLAGLSVVVALMRPQWGLHYVETPRVGAQVMVCLDVSKSMLAEDTAPNRLERAKAELADLLTYLDGDQVGLIAFAGRASVLCPLTPDFGFFKLILEGAGPNSVGRGGTRLEEPIRKAIEGFRSESDVSRLLVLITDGEDHDSHPLDAAKAAAERGIKILAIGLGDESGSEIRITDPKTGVQETVRDANGDTVVTRLDGQTLRDMALATQGAYIPAGTGVLNLQSIYDAHIAPLVRGQLDDRGRAVRNEAFQWALLSALIFLLAGTVLAGGSAAASQTLDLPSLPAGQKAAAAIALLVVGTCMAVPAAAAEDTQSADDQAVAAQPSTDDSAVAAVEASSDSDGEAEDSLEDRDPRSLYNEGIEKIKSDFDGAERLLVAARRGAGIDGELRFRATYNMGWVEIGRADELLEEKPAESLRHLESAADWFRMAIGLRDDDMQARHNLEVVLRRILELRDSLANQDDRDVTQRIDALIEAQRAVVGSAVALVQRVSAIDDPNATDAFRNEFRQLAVEQRKQLADAQSLTEVAREELDVIDGKPEADRTDEQKLRAAQLNNVLHYVNRANQRMGGARSQMRLRQAERAFRRSASALEELKRARDQLRQPVEVLDQILADATTAAQGTALLAADGERGSAKSPLPEASPTTPAWLNQEYLRERQQSVSERTTELYQRLKAGADQHATAPQDQAPAADDETAAFMESLRQALPSLEAGDRAMEQAVKDLDVPDYRAALDQQRQGIESLSDARERFLDLRGLIELTYATQTQISAMLDPSAGLPEPPGDLTEEPPALTEADITQRQSLVEPLQTRNSTRLDRLSELIAKQQQTLSAAATADPATPPADDAPDPAAELQRFELAAELAGKAKGEMAKVLETLAKVTAEEAEVPAAEPKQEAKETEDPAEPKEEPKEAAESKEPKETAEPSESESDDVEKEADKEAEVEKPEPKKSELKEAESEDPEKADADEAAMEPQPAASEPFALPSGHAQAAVEHLEALRRLFFSVVEHLREAAMQQALLNDETQQVAGLQDDPAAMRRLGPISLEQAELSNKAQQIADALNKQAEQSPESPAGHQLSPQQTEEFEQAGQRYREAAGLVTAGMQSMQAVGDALTEADPQVEAAREHQDEALTKLVEALQLLQPPQSDPNDQPQDSGEDQQEQQPQESDQGEQPQMDSSSFLQAVRDREAQRRRDQERSRRLTREPVAKDW; encoded by the coding sequence ATGTTGTCTGATTTTCGTTTTGCCAATCCTCAGTGGTCCGCGGCGATTTGGATCGTCCTGGCCGCCGTTGCGGTCTTGTTGTGGCTGGACCAACGCCGCGGCGATGTCTTGTCGCGGATGTTGTCCCCGACGATGCAATCGCGATTGGTCCGCCGCCCATCGCTGCTGCGACGCTGGGCCAGTATCGGTTGCTTGGGACTGGCGGGTTTAAGCGTCGTCGTCGCATTGATGCGGCCGCAGTGGGGGCTGCATTATGTCGAGACGCCGCGCGTCGGCGCTCAGGTGATGGTCTGCTTGGACGTCAGCAAGTCGATGCTCGCCGAAGACACCGCGCCGAACCGTTTGGAACGCGCCAAAGCGGAACTCGCCGACCTGCTGACCTATCTCGATGGCGACCAAGTTGGTCTGATCGCTTTTGCCGGCCGAGCCAGCGTGTTGTGTCCGCTCACCCCCGACTTCGGCTTCTTTAAGTTGATCCTCGAAGGGGCAGGCCCCAACAGCGTTGGACGGGGCGGAACGCGGCTGGAAGAGCCGATCCGCAAAGCGATCGAAGGCTTCCGCAGCGAAAGCGATGTCTCCCGTTTGCTGGTCCTGATCACCGATGGCGAAGACCACGATTCGCATCCGTTGGACGCTGCGAAAGCGGCCGCCGAGCGTGGCATCAAGATTTTGGCGATCGGTCTGGGGGACGAATCGGGGAGCGAGATCCGCATCACCGATCCGAAAACCGGTGTCCAGGAGACGGTCCGCGATGCCAACGGCGATACCGTTGTCACGCGTCTCGACGGCCAGACGCTCCGCGACATGGCGCTTGCGACGCAGGGAGCCTACATTCCCGCTGGGACTGGCGTTTTGAACCTGCAATCGATCTACGACGCCCACATCGCGCCGCTGGTCCGCGGGCAATTGGACGACCGCGGCCGCGCCGTCCGCAACGAAGCTTTCCAGTGGGCGCTGCTGTCGGCGCTCATCTTCCTGCTGGCCGGAACGGTCTTGGCCGGCGGATCGGCTGCCGCATCGCAAACGCTCGATCTCCCTTCGCTTCCGGCCGGTCAGAAGGCCGCCGCCGCGATCGCACTGCTGGTCGTCGGTACCTGCATGGCGGTCCCCGCTGCGGCAGCCGAGGATACTCAATCCGCGGACGATCAAGCCGTCGCCGCGCAGCCGTCGACCGACGACTCCGCGGTTGCAGCCGTTGAGGCGAGTTCGGATTCCGATGGCGAGGCGGAGGATTCGTTGGAGGATCGCGATCCGCGTTCGCTCTACAACGAAGGGATCGAAAAGATCAAAAGCGACTTCGACGGGGCTGAGCGTCTGTTAGTCGCGGCCCGCCGCGGCGCGGGGATCGACGGCGAGCTGCGGTTTCGCGCAACGTACAACATGGGCTGGGTCGAGATCGGCCGCGCCGATGAACTGCTGGAAGAGAAGCCTGCCGAATCGCTGCGGCATCTTGAATCGGCGGCCGATTGGTTTCGGATGGCGATCGGTTTGCGCGACGACGACATGCAGGCCCGGCATAATCTGGAAGTGGTTCTGCGACGGATCTTGGAGCTGCGTGACAGCCTGGCCAATCAGGACGATCGCGACGTGACACAGCGGATCGACGCGCTGATCGAAGCCCAGCGCGCGGTGGTTGGCAGCGCTGTCGCCTTGGTCCAGCGGGTCTCCGCAATCGACGATCCCAACGCGACCGATGCGTTTCGCAACGAGTTCCGGCAACTGGCGGTGGAGCAGCGAAAGCAATTGGCCGATGCTCAATCGTTGACCGAGGTCGCGCGGGAGGAACTGGACGTGATCGACGGCAAACCGGAAGCCGATCGAACGGACGAACAGAAGCTCCGCGCGGCTCAGCTGAACAACGTCCTGCACTACGTCAATCGAGCGAACCAACGGATGGGCGGGGCTCGCAGCCAGATGCGGTTGCGCCAGGCCGAGCGGGCTTTTCGGCGATCCGCTTCGGCACTGGAAGAACTGAAACGCGCCCGCGATCAATTGCGGCAGCCTGTCGAAGTCTTGGATCAGATCTTGGCCGATGCCACAACTGCTGCGCAGGGAACTGCTCTGCTCGCCGCGGATGGCGAACGGGGATCGGCCAAGAGTCCGCTCCCCGAAGCGAGCCCCACCACGCCGGCTTGGCTGAATCAAGAATACCTTCGCGAACGGCAGCAATCGGTCAGCGAACGAACGACCGAATTGTATCAGCGCCTGAAAGCGGGAGCCGATCAGCACGCGACCGCTCCGCAAGATCAAGCCCCCGCGGCCGACGACGAAACGGCTGCCTTCATGGAATCGCTCCGCCAAGCACTGCCGTCGCTGGAAGCTGGCGATCGAGCGATGGAACAAGCGGTGAAGGATTTAGACGTTCCCGACTATCGCGCCGCCCTGGATCAACAGCGGCAGGGAATTGAAAGTTTGAGCGATGCCCGAGAGCGGTTCCTCGATCTTCGTGGACTGATCGAATTGACGTACGCGACGCAAACGCAGATCTCTGCCATGCTGGATCCCAGTGCCGGGTTGCCCGAGCCGCCGGGAGATCTGACGGAAGAACCACCAGCGTTGACCGAAGCCGATATCACTCAGCGGCAATCGCTGGTCGAACCGCTGCAAACGCGTAACAGCACGCGATTGGATCGCTTGTCGGAATTGATCGCCAAGCAGCAACAGACACTCTCCGCCGCCGCGACCGCCGATCCGGCAACGCCGCCAGCCGACGACGCGCCCGATCCCGCCGCCGAACTGCAACGCTTCGAACTCGCGGCCGAACTGGCTGGCAAAGCGAAAGGCGAAATGGCCAAAGTGTTGGAAACGTTGGCTAAGGTGACGGCGGAAGAAGCCGAGGTTCCGGCTGCCGAACCGAAACAGGAAGCAAAGGAAACGGAAGATCCCGCGGAGCCGAAAGAGGAACCAAAGGAAGCTGCTGAGTCAAAGGAGCCGAAGGAAACTGCGGAGCCAAGCGAGTCCGAATCGGACGACGTGGAGAAGGAAGCAGATAAAGAAGCGGAAGTCGAGAAGCCGGAGCCGAAGAAATCTGAGCTGAAGGAAGCGGAGAGCGAAGATCCCGAGAAAGCTGACGCCGACGAAGCGGCGATGGAACCGCAGCCCGCGGCGAGCGAGCCGTTTGCCTTGCCCAGCGGTCACGCTCAGGCAGCGGTCGAGCATTTGGAAGCGCTCCGCCGGCTGTTCTTCTCCGTCGTCGAACATCTCCGCGAAGCCGCGATGCAGCAGGCTCTATTGAACGACGAAACGCAACAGGTTGCCGGATTGCAGGACGATCCGGCGGCGATGCGTCGACTGGGGCCGATCTCGTTGGAACAAGCCGAACTGAGCAACAAGGCGCAGCAGATCGCCGACGCGTTAAACAAGCAAGCGGAACAGTCGCCGGAGTCGCCTGCCGGCCATCAGTTGTCGCCTCAGCAGACCGAAGAATTTGAACAGGCCGGCCAACGCTATCGCGAGGCAGCGGGATTGGTGACCGCTGGGATGCAGTCGATGCAAGCCGTTGGCGACGCGTTGACCGAAGCGGATCCGCAGGTCGAAGCTGCGAGAGAGCATCAAGATGAGGCGTTGACCAAGCTGGTCGAAGCGTTGCAATTATTGCAGCCGCCGCAGTCGGATCCGAACGACCAACCGCAGGATTCGGGCGAGGATCAGCAAGAGCAACAGCCGCAGGAGTCGGACCAGGGCGAACAGCCGCAGATGGATTCGTCTAGCTTTTTGCAGGCCGTTCGCGACCGCGAGGCCCAGCGGCGTCGCGACCAGGAACGCAGTCGACGCTTGACGCGCGAACCGGTGGCCAAGGATTGGTAG
- a CDS encoding glycosyltransferase family 4 protein, which produces MKLVVLHNHFDRGDVTQVVLNHLQALAASQLPIDRVLLLHGGRDAGLSDLQSLRFPVDAISVDALSDDSSSIDQSQALTDQIAQAITAAGGSRDDTLLHFHNHSLGEHLLLPEAVARLAEAGWPIVLQIHDFAEDYSSANYQRWIQSLATQSPDRVERHLYPQAANLHYVAATQRDHRLLSALGVADAVLHRLPATALAIPESQLDRAAAKRKLTAALDLDADKPLGIYPACGTRAKNIGELLLWSAVCDDATFAVAAPPTDPVDQKMYAMWSTFARNQQLPVRFDAELVEGISRAELLAAADFLFTSSVAENGASVFLEAMLAGRPLHGRDLPAVTDDLRAAGCEFPGLAPSLSIPAAVIGQSAQPQIWEAYCAAWGWLPDGFIDALDLESVDRGPIVGDIDFARLPIGLQARAIAAAKSDRKLAGQIRDANPIMHDLPAAPGDPQPHLAANAHRAAEAFNESALADRLTQIYRAALQSDRDAGTTAPASAGQLFVQLARYEAFTPCRTIEL; this is translated from the coding sequence ATGAAACTTGTCGTCCTCCACAATCACTTTGATCGTGGCGATGTCACGCAAGTGGTTCTAAATCATCTGCAAGCTTTGGCCGCCAGTCAGCTTCCGATCGATCGGGTTTTGTTGCTGCACGGTGGACGCGACGCGGGCCTTTCCGATTTGCAAAGCCTTCGCTTTCCCGTCGATGCGATTTCTGTCGACGCTCTCTCGGATGATTCTTCGTCGATAGATCAGTCACAGGCTTTGACCGATCAGATCGCCCAAGCGATCACCGCTGCCGGTGGTTCTCGCGACGACACCCTGCTGCATTTTCATAATCACAGCCTCGGTGAGCACCTGTTGCTTCCCGAAGCTGTCGCCCGGTTGGCCGAAGCGGGCTGGCCGATCGTATTGCAGATCCACGATTTTGCCGAAGACTATTCGTCCGCAAACTATCAACGCTGGATCCAGTCGCTCGCCACACAGTCGCCCGATCGGGTCGAACGCCATCTCTATCCGCAAGCTGCCAATTTGCATTACGTCGCCGCGACACAGCGCGATCACCGTTTGTTGTCCGCGCTGGGCGTCGCCGATGCGGTGTTGCATCGCTTGCCCGCGACCGCGCTGGCGATTCCGGAAAGCCAGCTCGATCGCGCGGCTGCGAAACGCAAGTTGACCGCGGCGTTGGATCTCGATGCGGACAAGCCGCTGGGGATTTATCCGGCATGTGGCACCCGAGCCAAGAACATCGGCGAGCTGCTGCTGTGGAGTGCAGTTTGCGACGATGCGACGTTTGCCGTCGCGGCGCCGCCCACCGATCCTGTCGATCAAAAGATGTATGCGATGTGGTCGACTTTCGCCCGCAACCAGCAACTGCCGGTGCGGTTCGACGCGGAGCTTGTCGAAGGGATCTCGCGAGCCGAATTGCTGGCCGCGGCCGATTTCTTGTTCACGTCGAGCGTCGCGGAAAACGGAGCGTCTGTTTTTCTGGAAGCCATGTTGGCCGGACGCCCGCTGCACGGTCGCGACCTTCCGGCGGTTACCGACGACCTACGCGCCGCCGGATGCGAATTCCCCGGTCTTGCGCCGTCGCTTTCGATCCCAGCCGCTGTGATCGGGCAATCGGCTCAGCCACAGATCTGGGAAGCCTATTGTGCAGCGTGGGGCTGGTTGCCCGACGGGTTTATCGACGCCTTGGATTTGGAGTCGGTCGATCGCGGGCCGATCGTCGGCGACATCGACTTTGCCCGTTTGCCGATCGGCCTGCAGGCGAGAGCGATCGCCGCGGCGAAGTCCGATCGTAAGCTGGCTGGCCAAATTCGCGACGCCAATCCCATCATGCACGACCTGCCCGCAGCACCCGGCGACCCGCAGCCGCATCTCGCTGCCAACGCGCATCGAGCGGCCGAAGCGTTCAATGAATCGGCGCTCGCCGATCGGTTGACGCAAATCTATCGAGCCGCCTTGCAAAGTGATCGCGATGCCGGAACGACGGCTCCCGCCAGCGCCGGGCAGTTGTTCGTTCAGCTGGCCCGCTACGAAGCCTTCACGCCGTGTCGCACGATCGAATTGTGA
- a CDS encoding SGNH/GDSL hydrolase family protein → MPRPLIFALLPLICCLTFFAHRVDADDSLTLDPANSILRGDFQNAKILFEREHRGHVAFIGGSITEMDGYRPMVMKSLQERFPDIKFTFTDAGISSTCSTTGAFRLQRDVLDKGPVDLFFVEFAVNDDQDAMHSREAAIRGMEGIIRHARLHNPNADIVLTYFVNPGMLATSQQKKTPLSIAAHEAVAEHYQIPAIRLARQVASSISAGDLSWDVYGGTHPKPAGNRIAADLIDQLLDAAWKGDKSAEDAKLAAHPLPEPMDADSYFRGRLLDLADVDLIAKATVKVPDWDALPGGKRGRFKRERLLCLEGVGAECSLKFSGTAIGAYVLAGPDAATVEVSIDGGEFQPVELYHHHSKGLHYPRTVMFATDLSNDAHQIKLRVAASPEHPERQVARILNFVAN, encoded by the coding sequence ATGCCTCGCCCCTTGATATTCGCTCTGCTTCCACTGATCTGCTGTTTGACCTTCTTTGCCCACCGCGTCGATGCCGATGACTCGCTGACCCTCGATCCGGCGAACTCGATCCTTCGCGGTGATTTCCAGAATGCGAAGATTCTGTTTGAACGAGAGCATCGCGGGCACGTCGCGTTTATCGGTGGATCGATCACCGAAATGGATGGCTATCGCCCGATGGTGATGAAGTCGCTGCAGGAACGTTTTCCCGATATTAAGTTCACGTTCACCGACGCTGGGATCTCGTCGACCTGTTCGACAACGGGAGCTTTCCGGCTGCAGCGTGATGTGCTGGACAAAGGGCCCGTCGATCTGTTCTTCGTCGAGTTTGCAGTCAACGATGATCAGGATGCGATGCACTCGCGTGAAGCTGCGATTCGCGGGATGGAGGGGATCATCCGCCACGCCCGCTTGCACAATCCAAACGCCGATATCGTGCTGACCTACTTTGTGAACCCGGGAATGTTGGCCACGTCGCAACAGAAGAAAACTCCGCTCTCGATCGCCGCTCACGAAGCGGTTGCCGAACATTATCAAATCCCCGCGATTCGGCTGGCTCGGCAGGTTGCCAGCAGCATTTCCGCGGGCGATCTCAGCTGGGATGTCTACGGTGGCACGCATCCCAAACCGGCGGGGAATCGGATCGCCGCCGATCTGATCGACCAACTGCTGGACGCTGCTTGGAAGGGAGACAAGAGCGCAGAGGACGCGAAGCTTGCGGCGCATCCGTTGCCCGAGCCGATGGATGCGGACAGCTACTTCCGCGGCCGGTTGTTGGATCTCGCCGACGTGGATCTGATCGCAAAAGCGACGGTCAAGGTTCCCGATTGGGATGCGCTTCCCGGGGGCAAGCGAGGTCGCTTCAAACGCGAACGATTGCTGTGCCTGGAGGGTGTGGGAGCTGAGTGCTCGCTGAAATTCAGCGGCACGGCGATCGGAGCTTATGTGTTGGCGGGACCCGATGCGGCAACGGTCGAAGTGAGTATCGACGGCGGTGAATTCCAGCCGGTCGAACTCTACCACCATCACAGCAAAGGGCTGCATTACCCGCGGACTGTGATGTTCGCCACCGATTTGAGCAACGATGCGCATCAGATCAAACTGCGAGTTGCTGCGTCGCCGGAGCATCCAGAACGGCAGGTCGCTCGGATCTTAAACTTCGTCGCGAATTGA
- a CDS encoding KdsC family phosphatase, translating to MKSDSEIAAPIKLILSDVDGVLTNGQIIYDAAGFETKAFHVRDGLGIKLWQRAGFSFGIITARNSEIVTRRAEELGITGLRQGCQQKWDAAVELMQEAGCGPEQTAYIGDDLPDLAVMTRVALPVCVSDAASDVRKAATWITKLPGGTGAVREMIERLLHAKSKWDSLVVQR from the coding sequence ATGAAATCGGATAGCGAAATCGCGGCTCCCATTAAGTTGATCCTGTCGGATGTCGACGGCGTGTTGACCAATGGGCAGATCATCTACGACGCGGCGGGCTTCGAAACGAAAGCCTTCCATGTCCGCGATGGCTTGGGGATCAAGCTGTGGCAGCGAGCGGGGTTCTCGTTTGGGATCATCACCGCGCGGAACAGCGAGATCGTTACGCGTCGCGCCGAGGAACTGGGGATCACCGGCCTGCGGCAAGGCTGCCAGCAGAAGTGGGACGCCGCCGTCGAACTGATGCAAGAGGCGGGATGTGGCCCCGAACAGACGGCTTACATTGGCGACGACCTGCCCGATCTGGCGGTCATGACACGTGTCGCTTTACCGGTTTGTGTTTCCGACGCGGCCAGCGATGTTCGCAAGGCGGCGACCTGGATCACCAAGCTGCCCGGCGGAACGGGAGCCGTCCGCGAAATGATCGAACGCTTGCTGCACGCTAAATCAAAATGGGATTCGCTGGTCGTTCAGCGTTAG
- a CDS encoding KpsF/GutQ family sugar-phosphate isomerase, which produces MSAQPIPKPAGDCTNDSLAAATPIEQLRFARNVIRVEGQHLTRLAAEIDQRIVAAANQLLACKGSVIISGIGKAGIIGQKLSATLSSTGTRSHFLHSAEAVHGDLGKVQADDVVVLLSHSGKTEEVVRLLPALSAQSQSLIAITASANSPLGQGVDLVIEIGSTQEVCTLGLAPSTSTTAMLAVCDALALLTSELRGFTSSDFARYHPGGSLGQKLSSVDDVMRPVGQCRIASDSTSVRDVLVMNSKSGRRSGAVMLTDQEGRLSGIFTDSDLARLLERRRERALDGPIVEVMSSQVTRVRSGSLLADAIQILAQRRISELPVTDANQRPVGLIDITDIVSLLPNDEPNPPQILPMRPQV; this is translated from the coding sequence ATGAGTGCCCAACCAATCCCCAAGCCTGCGGGCGATTGCACGAACGATTCGCTAGCCGCCGCGACGCCGATCGAACAATTGCGATTCGCTCGCAATGTGATCCGTGTCGAGGGACAACACCTGACCCGATTGGCGGCTGAGATCGACCAAAGGATTGTCGCCGCTGCAAATCAATTGCTCGCATGCAAAGGCTCGGTGATCATCTCGGGAATCGGCAAAGCGGGAATCATCGGGCAGAAGCTGTCGGCGACGCTATCGAGCACCGGCACGCGGTCACACTTCCTGCATTCAGCCGAAGCGGTTCACGGCGACTTGGGCAAGGTCCAAGCTGACGACGTGGTCGTGCTGCTTTCGCACAGTGGCAAGACCGAAGAGGTCGTCCGCCTGCTGCCCGCCCTGTCGGCTCAATCGCAGTCGTTAATCGCGATCACCGCCTCGGCCAACAGTCCCCTGGGGCAAGGCGTCGACCTGGTGATCGAGATCGGTTCGACGCAGGAGGTCTGCACACTGGGACTCGCACCATCGACAAGCACCACGGCGATGCTGGCGGTCTGCGATGCATTGGCTCTGTTGACCAGCGAACTCCGCGGATTCACCTCCAGCGATTTCGCTCGCTACCATCCCGGCGGCAGCCTCGGACAAAAACTCTCTTCCGTCGACGACGTGATGCGACCCGTTGGGCAATGCCGGATCGCATCGGACAGCACTTCGGTCCGCGACGTGTTGGTGATGAACAGCAAATCGGGAAGACGATCCGGCGCGGTGATGCTGACCGATCAAGAGGGACGCCTGTCGGGAATCTTTACCGACAGCGATTTGGCTCGTCTGTTGGAACGCCGTCGCGAGCGAGCGTTGGACGGGCCGATCGTCGAAGTGATGTCGAGCCAGGTGACGCGTGTCCGCAGCGGCTCGTTGCTGGCAGATGCGATTCAAATCCTCGCCCAGCGAAGGATCAGCGAACTGCCAGTCACCGATGCAAATCAACGACCGGTCGGACTGATCGACATCACCGACATCGTCAGTTTGTTGCCTAACGACGAACCGAATCCGCCTCAGATCCTGCCCATGCGTCCCCAGGTTTGA
- a CDS encoding 3-keto-disaccharide hydrolase translates to MQATTNIAALLLSAFLISGAAIGQDDDQWTDLFNGEDTSGWNNPYEWGEVNVVDGEIHLTASKKFFLVTDKKYGDFVFEGEVMIPEGQANSGFMFRCHSEKNKVYGYQAECDGSDRRWSGGLYDESRRGWIWPSIKGRTKEAKFLEHAEESQAYFKKPEVAGALDRNGWNKYRITCQGDSLKIEVNGVVTTEIEDDTDASGFIAIQHHGEKGQTYRFRNLRIKELKPQS, encoded by the coding sequence ATGCAAGCAACGACCAACATCGCAGCCCTGCTGCTCTCGGCCTTCCTGATCTCCGGCGCGGCGATCGGACAGGATGACGATCAATGGACCGACCTCTTCAACGGCGAAGACACCAGCGGCTGGAACAATCCGTATGAATGGGGCGAAGTCAACGTCGTCGACGGCGAGATCCATCTGACAGCGTCGAAGAAGTTTTTCCTGGTCACCGACAAGAAATACGGCGACTTTGTTTTCGAAGGCGAGGTGATGATTCCCGAGGGGCAAGCGAATTCGGGCTTCATGTTCCGCTGTCACTCCGAAAAGAACAAGGTCTACGGTTACCAAGCCGAATGCGATGGATCGGATCGCCGCTGGTCGGGCGGTCTGTATGACGAGAGTCGCCGCGGATGGATCTGGCCGAGCATCAAGGGCCGCACCAAAGAAGCGAAGTTCCTGGAGCATGCTGAGGAATCGCAAGCCTACTTTAAGAAGCCCGAAGTCGCCGGCGCGTTGGACCGCAACGGCTGGAACAAGTACCGAATCACTTGCCAAGGCGACTCGCTGAAGATCGAAGTCAACGGCGTCGTCACGACCGAGATCGAAGACGACACCGATGCAAGTGGCTTCATCGCCATCCAACACCACGGCGAAAAAGGGCAGACCTACCGCTTCCGCAATCTGCGGATCAAGGAACTGAAGCCGCAGAGCTAG
- a CDS encoding DUF4465 domain-containing protein, with product MKIQLFALMISLAAATPSLADMVIDFDELSGYTDTTADGSYLNGYGYGAATGSWSSRGVTFGTNQWGPGWSYSNVNNTTTAGYTNQFAAYPGTDVSGNGNYVIGTGFSPNAAYFNLSANLQAKSIAVANTTYAGISMRDGDGDGGFAKKFGGSTGSDPDYFRVTFTGFEQADVGGASTGSVEFYLSDFRFSDDSLDYIVEDWQTVDLTGLGDARSIGITLDGSDVGTWGLNTPAYVAIDNLAVTAAVPEPGSMAMLSVALVAGGIARRRRNKRQQKNQTS from the coding sequence ATGAAAATTCAACTGTTTGCTTTGATGATCTCGCTCGCCGCGGCGACGCCTTCGCTTGCCGACATGGTGATCGATTTCGATGAACTGTCCGGATACACCGACACCACTGCCGACGGTAGCTATTTGAACGGCTACGGTTATGGAGCCGCTACCGGCAGCTGGTCTTCCCGCGGCGTCACCTTTGGGACAAACCAATGGGGACCGGGGTGGAGTTATTCCAACGTCAACAACACAACCACCGCGGGCTACACCAATCAGTTTGCGGCTTACCCGGGGACCGATGTCAGTGGAAATGGCAACTATGTGATCGGAACCGGCTTTTCCCCAAACGCCGCTTACTTCAACCTGTCGGCCAATCTGCAAGCGAAATCGATCGCCGTCGCCAATACGACCTATGCCGGAATCTCGATGCGTGATGGCGACGGTGATGGCGGTTTTGCCAAGAAGTTCGGTGGATCCACGGGAAGCGACCCCGATTACTTCCGCGTCACCTTCACCGGCTTTGAACAAGCCGATGTCGGCGGAGCGAGTACCGGAAGCGTCGAGTTCTATTTGAGCGATTTCCGATTTAGCGACGACTCGTTGGACTACATTGTCGAGGACTGGCAGACCGTCGATCTGACGGGACTGGGCGACGCGCGTTCGATCGGGATAACACTGGACGGCAGCGACGTCGGCACCTGGGGACTCAACACGCCCGCTTACGTAGCGATTGACAATCTTGCCGTCACCGCAGCCGTTCCCGAACCGGGAAGCATGGCGATGCTGTCGGTTGCCCTGGTCGCCGGCGGAATCGCTCGGCGACGTCGCAACAAACGACAGCAGAAAAATCAAACCAGCTGA
- a CDS encoding DUF1559 domain-containing protein encodes MPSAKQRRIASPCTKQCRLDCQAICSGCGRTKDEITGWSAASPAEQLEIVRLAKLRQPTCQAAGFTLIELLVVIAIIGILVALLLPAVQAAREAALKMSCKNNLRQQGIALHNYHDVHQTLPTGCIEWRSWGAPPTQRQFAWSAMLLPFLEQQNVHAQIDWSLPYDAPENLPAASTRLSVYECPTAIERPATRGRSDYGGIYGERIVDRDPEDGLFLYERSVRFRDIRDGLTQTLAVAEDVGGPDSEWINGRNVFVQAYGINDPDAWIGDNEIRSLHTGGATVLFADGRTILMAETIDKQLLGKLITRGKGEVVDSSAY; translated from the coding sequence ATGCCAAGCGCCAAGCAGCGACGGATCGCATCGCCCTGCACTAAGCAGTGCCGGTTGGATTGCCAAGCGATTTGCAGCGGATGCGGCCGCACGAAAGATGAAATCACCGGTTGGTCAGCTGCCTCGCCGGCGGAGCAACTGGAAATCGTTCGGCTCGCGAAATTGCGACAGCCAACATGCCAAGCCGCTGGGTTCACTTTGATCGAATTATTGGTCGTGATTGCGATCATCGGGATCTTGGTCGCCCTGCTGTTGCCGGCCGTTCAAGCGGCTCGCGAAGCCGCTCTCAAGATGAGCTGTAAGAACAACTTGCGTCAGCAGGGAATCGCGCTGCACAACTACCACGACGTGCATCAGACGCTGCCAACCGGATGTATCGAGTGGCGGTCGTGGGGCGCACCGCCAACGCAGCGGCAGTTCGCTTGGTCGGCGATGCTGTTGCCTTTCTTGGAGCAACAAAACGTCCATGCCCAAATCGATTGGTCGCTGCCGTATGACGCCCCTGAAAATCTGCCCGCCGCGTCGACGCGGCTGAGCGTTTACGAATGCCCCACTGCGATCGAGCGTCCCGCGACGCGGGGCAGGTCCGATTACGGCGGCATCTACGGCGAACGAATCGTCGATCGCGATCCGGAAGATGGCCTCTTCTTGTACGAGCGGTCGGTGCGGTTTCGCGACATCCGCGATGGGCTCACGCAAACGCTCGCAGTTGCCGAAGACGTCGGCGGCCCGGACAGCGAATGGATCAATGGCCGCAACGTCTTTGTGCAGGCCTACGGAATCAACGATCCCGACGCCTGGATCGGCGACAACGAGATCCGCAGTCTGCACACCGGAGGGGCAACGGTGCTGTTTGCCGATGGCCGAACGATCTTGATGGCCGAAACGATCGACAAACAGCTGCTTGGAAAACTGATCACTCGCGGCAAGGGCGAAGTGGTTGACTCCAGCGCCTACTGA